The Pukyongia salina genome segment CAGCCAACCATTGCCGAAATTGCCAAGGAACTCGACGAAACTCCGGCTAAGGTTAAGTCGGCTCTAAAACAGTCTGGCAAAAGTCTTTCTATGGATGCGCCTTTTCAGGAAGGAGAGAATGAAAATAATCTTTACGATGTACTTAGGTCTACCGAAAGCCCTGTCCCAGACAGGGAACTTATGCGTGAATCCCTGCAGATAGAGATAGAAAGAGCTCTCGATACCTTACCAGATAAGGAGGCGGATGTGGTCCGACTTAATTTTGGTTTAGCAGACGAACCGAGCATGAGCCTGCAGGAGATTGGCGATACCTTTGGATTGAGCCGTGAACGCGTAAGGCAAATTAGAGAAAAAGCTATCCGGCACTTAAGAAAAGATCATAAAAGTCATATCCTTAAAAAATACCTAGGCTAAAAATCAACAAATTTTTTCGGTAGGAGATTTCTTGTTAAGATCTGGCACCCAGATTTAACATAACAATAGCAGTTCGTAGGGAAAACTTTTCACCTTTGCTCATATATCTTTGTATTACAAACCTTAATACTTAGTTAAATGAAAAATCTAATTGCACTAACCCTGCTATCAGGAACTGTACTTCTTGCATCCTGTGTTTCTAAAAAGAAGTATGTTGAACTTGAGAACCAGTACAACAACACCAGATCCACCCTTACTAAAACACAACTTGAAAAAGAAGAGATCGAGGCTAAATACGCCAAGATCGAAGAACGCGTTGCCAGTTACAACGCAAAGATCAACTCACTTACCCAGGAGAATGTAGATCTGGAGAGCAATAGTCTTAGAAACTACGGAAACGTAGTCCTTTCAAACAAAGATAAGGAGCAGATGAAGGCTGCCCTTGCCAATGTTGATCAAACCGAATTAGCTGAAGCCAAAACACTTCAGGATTCCATGAACCTTATTGTTTCCTACAACCTTAAGAAAAATCTGGATAATAACCTGATTGCCGAAGGACAGGAAGATGACATCGAGATCAACATCGATGAAACTGTGGTTATGATCACAATTTCAGACAAACTTTTATTTAATTCGGGAAGTTACCGCGTAAATCCAAAAGCGAACAACTTGCTTCAACGCCTTGCGGAGGTAATTAACAGTGAACCAGCTATGGAAGTGCTTATTGAAGGTCACACCGATGCCAGAACAGTAAAACCTGGTGCACATATTAAAGACAACTGGGAACTTAGCGTAGAGCGATCTACCGCAGTGATCAGAAAACTTCAGGATGAGTTTGGAGTTGCACCGGAAAAACTAATTGCGGCGGGAAGAAGCAGCTATGCTCCTATCTCCGATAACGACACCGAAGAGGGGCGATCTAAAAACAGGAGAACACGTATTGTGATCCTCCCGAATCTAGACAAATTTCTGGCCCTGCTTTCTGCTAATTAATGCTATAGCCTTATAAACAACGTAGAAAAAAGTGGCCTCCGGGCCACTTTTTTTATTTACGATCTCTAATTGGGCGATTTAAAACCACGATTGGGCGAAAACTCATTTTCAAAACCTAATTAGGTATGCCTATTGTACTCTGAAATGTAATTAGACTAAAAAACCATCGAGATGAAAATTGAAGAATCGAAATACAAGTTTATTTACCGGCACAAGATCTCAGAGCCATTTGGTAACTTTTACATATTCGATGATTATGTGATCTCCGAGATCAATGAAGGAATTCATTTTAACTGGGCGCTGGCCGAAATTGTAATTGAACAGATCTACGATTATTTTGGCTCGCGTGATGTGAAATTGAGTTTTATATCCAACAGGATAAATTCCTATTCTCTTCATCCTCAAGACTGGATGTGTTTCTACAAACAAGGATATCAATTGCAAGCTTATGCCATCGTAGCATATAATAAAATTGGCATTATGAATGTGATCCTGGAAAAACTGTTTTCACAAACACGTATTAGAAAATTTCATCATCTTGATGACGCTGTAAACTGGATCGAAGAAATAAAAACCCGGGATCTGGAGAGCTACGCCTAACTTATTTTCTAGCGGCCGGTGGCATACTTGGCCTCACTTCAATTTTAGAAGGCAGGGTTCGAGGATGCATTTCCAGAAGATCGACCACGAGCTTTCCTATATCTTCAATCTGTATTTTCCAGGCATCGGAGGCATCTGGTTCATTTCCATTAAAGTATGTTGCTACACTACCCGGCATAATGGTGCTAACTTTTATACCGTACTTTCTCAGGTCGAGCATGGCCGCCTGCGTAAAACCTGTTAGGCCAAATTTACTGGCGTTATAGGCGGAGCCACCAGCGAAGAAGTTAGTTCCAGCCAGGCTGGAAATGGAAATATAATAGCCTTTACTTTCCTTCAGGGCATCCAAAGTTGCTTTCATCGTGTAAAAGGCCCCTGTTAAATTCGTTTCTATCGTTTCCTGCCACTGTGTAGTTGTAAGCGATTCTACACTCCCAAAATGTCCTA includes the following:
- a CDS encoding OmpA/MotB family protein, translating into MKNLIALTLLSGTVLLASCVSKKKYVELENQYNNTRSTLTKTQLEKEEIEAKYAKIEERVASYNAKINSLTQENVDLESNSLRNYGNVVLSNKDKEQMKAALANVDQTELAEAKTLQDSMNLIVSYNLKKNLDNNLIAEGQEDDIEINIDETVVMITISDKLLFNSGSYRVNPKANNLLQRLAEVINSEPAMEVLIEGHTDARTVKPGAHIKDNWELSVERSTAVIRKLQDEFGVAPEKLIAAGRSSYAPISDNDTEEGRSKNRRTRIVILPNLDKFLALLSAN
- a CDS encoding SDR family oxidoreductase, translated to MEEINGKVALITGGTKGIGLGIAEALMKKGAHVAITGRSLESAEEAAADLNTRLGNSSRALGLEADVRDFVSQEKAMRAVMAEFGKIDVVIANAGIGHFGSVESLTTTQWQETIETNLTGAFYTMKATLDALKESKGYYISISSLAGTNFFAGGSAYNASKFGLTGFTQAAMLDLRKYGIKVSTIMPGSVATYFNGNEPDASDAWKIQIEDIGKLVVDLLEMHPRTLPSKIEVRPSMPPAARK